From one Microbulbifer sp. A4B17 genomic stretch:
- the rluB gene encoding 23S rRNA pseudouridine(2605) synthase RluB yields MSDGTPPAGEKLQKVLARSGLGSRREMERAIDAGRVTVNGKVAELGERVTEADHIEFDGNRLPSAEQNRCRVILYNKPVGEICSRHDPEGRPTVYDRLPRLKTGRWISVGRLDFNTSGLLLFTNSGELANKLMHPSSVIDREYLVRIQGDVDEEMKRRLLKGVLLDDGSARFTDIVESGGEGKNRWFYCVVMEGRNREVRRLWESQGVRVSRLKRVRYGSVFIPSHVRVGQWIEMEPREIDDLCVTAGMPKLGQRPLTQGEKQNLERQRRKLRKSPAPAARRNRPK; encoded by the coding sequence ATGAGTGATGGTACCCCGCCAGCAGGCGAGAAATTACAGAAAGTTTTAGCGCGCTCCGGTCTCGGTTCGCGTCGTGAGATGGAGCGCGCAATTGATGCGGGCCGTGTAACCGTAAATGGAAAAGTGGCGGAACTCGGAGAGCGAGTAACTGAAGCGGATCATATCGAGTTTGACGGTAATCGCCTGCCCTCGGCAGAGCAGAATCGCTGCCGGGTAATACTCTACAACAAACCGGTTGGGGAGATATGTTCCCGCCACGACCCGGAAGGCCGTCCGACGGTCTATGATCGCTTACCGAGACTGAAAACCGGCCGCTGGATTTCCGTTGGGCGATTGGACTTCAATACCAGTGGTCTGCTGCTGTTTACCAATAGTGGAGAGCTGGCCAATAAATTGATGCACCCATCCTCGGTGATTGATCGTGAATACCTTGTTCGAATCCAAGGCGATGTGGACGAGGAGATGAAGCGGCGTCTACTCAAGGGTGTGCTTCTTGACGATGGGTCGGCACGCTTTACGGATATTGTAGAGAGTGGCGGTGAGGGTAAGAACCGTTGGTTCTACTGCGTGGTGATGGAAGGTCGCAACCGCGAGGTGCGTCGCCTGTGGGAGTCCCAGGGTGTCAGGGTCAGCCGCTTGAAGCGTGTGCGCTATGGCAGCGTGTTTATTCCTTCTCATGTGCGCGTAGGGCAGTGGATCGAGATGGAGCCGCGAGAGATTGATGACCTCTGTGTAACTGCCGGAATGCCGAAACTGGGCCAGCGCCCATTGACTCAGGGTGAAA